In Vitis vinifera cultivar Pinot Noir 40024 chromosome 17, ASM3070453v1, one genomic interval encodes:
- the LOC100852764 gene encoding protein IMPAIRED IN BABA-INDUCED STERILITY 1, producing the protein MGCVSSKQAVSVTPAFDVSVAFRDNAGSGRSRGGRVVAAEFEKKKKSGGGESGLSGSELGESGRVSSNGGGDSLSFRLGNLHKYVEGEQVAAGWPAWLSAVAGEAIQGWVPLRADSYQTLEKIGQGTYSTVFRARELETGRVVALKKVRFDNFEPESVRFMAREITILRRLDHPNIVKLDGLITSRLSCSIYLVFEYMEHDLSGLMSCPDIKFSESQVKCYTKQLLSGLEHCHSRGVMHRDIKGANLLVNNEGILKIADFGLANFCSSVYRQPLTSRVVTLWYRPPELLLGSTDYGASVDLWSVGCVFAELLVGRPILKGRTEVEQLHKIFKLCGSPPDEYWKKSKLPHATLFKPQQPYESCLRESFKDLPTISVDLIETLLSVEPYKRGTASSALASEYFKTKPYACDPSSLPKYSPNKEIDAKNREESRRKKVGGRVRGSEKPTRKPNGINKLVPAENFTAQTQGPHKLNGNGFHIFKEGDGKLGGEPPKPSIDVLTEASHMKNASQGDIPFSGPLQVSTSSGFAWAKRRKDDASTRSHSRSSSRGLGCNALEPNAALHARNNSNRLENSDVSNGGRTDSRGYDSSEIAKRVMLKQWGQFERPDSFDASDMYHSQELSLPMYRREEMAAKRNHLSYQDQGEKVEFSGPLLSQSHRVDELLERHERHIRQAVRRSWFQRGKKNGK; encoded by the exons ATGGGTTGTGTGAGCTCGAAACAGGCGGTGTCGGTGACGCCTGCTTTCGATGTTTCGGTTGCGTTTAGGGACAATGCGGGTTCGGGTCGGAGCCGTGGAGGTAGGGTGGTGGCCGCGGAATtcgagaagaagaaaaagagcgGTGGTGGTGAGTCGGGGCTGAGTGGAAGCGAGTTAGGTGAGTCAGGGAGGGTGAGTTCGAATGGGGGTGGCGACTCCTTGAGCTTCAGATTGGGGAATTTGCACAAGTATGTGGAGGGAGAGCAAGTCGCCGCCGGATGGCCGGCATGGCTCAGCGCCGTCGCCGGCGAAGCCATTCAGGGTTGGGTCCCTCTCCGAGCCGATTCTTACCAGACATTGGAGAAG ATCGGACAAGGTACATATAGCACTGTGTTCCGAGCTCGTGAACTAGAAACTGGGCGAGTAGTTGCTTTAAAGAAGGTGCGGTTTGACAACTTTGAGCCTGAGAGCGTTAGGTTTATGGCACGAGAAATAACGATACTCCGCAGGCTTGACCATCCAAACATTGTGAAATTGGACGGTTTGATTACTTCCCGATTATCGTGTAGCATATACCTTGTCTTCGAGTACATGGAACACGATCTTTCTGGACTCATGTCATGCCCTGACATCAAGTTCAGTGAGTCACAG GTCAAGTGTTACACGAAGCAGTTGTTATCTGGGCTTGAGCACTGTCACTCTCGTGGTGTGATGCATCGGGACATTAAAGGAGCAAATCTTCTGGTTAATAATGaagggattttgaaaattgctGATTTTGGGTTGGCAAACTTCTGTAGCTCTGTGTACAGGCAACCTCTAACCAGTCGCGTTGTGACTTTATGGTACCGTCCTCCTGAACTTTTGCTGGGGTCAACAGATTATGGAGCATCTGTGGATCTTTGGAGTGTTGGATGTGTGTTTGCCGAACTTCTTGTTGGTAGACCCATCCTTAAAGGGAGAACTGAG GTTGAACAATTACACAAGATTTTCAAGCTTTGTGGTTCCCCTCCAGATGAATACTGGAAAAAGTCTAAACTTCCTCATGCAACACTATTCAAACCACAGCAGCCTTATGAGAGTTGTCTTCGAGAGTCCTTTAAAGATCTCCCAACAATTTCTGTGGACCTGATAGAAACTTTGCTTTCAGTAGAACCATATAAGCGTGGGACTGCCTCCTCTGCTCTTGCATCTGAG TATTTCAAAACAAAGCCTTATGCATGTGACCCCTCGAGCTTGCCAAAATATTCACCTAACAAAGAGATTGATGCTAAAAATCGCGAGGAGTCAAGGAG GAAAAAGGTTGGTGGAAGAGTACGTGGGTCTGAAAAACCAACAAGAAAACCAAATGGAATCAACAAACTGGTACCAGCAgag AATTTTACTGCTCAAACCCAAGGTCCCCATAAACTTAATGGAAATGGCTTTCATATTTTCAAGGAAGGAGATGGCAAGTTAGGTGGAGAGCCTCCAAAGCCCTCAATTGATGTACTGACAGAGGCTTCTCACATGAAGAATGCATCTCAAGGGGACATTCCCTTTTCTGGCCCTTTGCAAGTTTCAACATCAAGTGGCTTTGCATGGGCAAAAAGGCGGAAAGATGATGCGTCCACAAGATCACACAGTAGGTCCAGTTCAAGAGGTCTTGGTTGTAATGCATTGGAACCTAACGCTGCATTGCATGCAAGGAATAATTCAAATAGGCTGGAAAATTCTGATGTTTCAAATGGTGGCCGCACTGATTCTAGAGGCTATGATTCATCTGAAATTGCCAAGCGTGTGATGCTAAAACAATGGGGCCAGTTTGAGCGTCCGGATTCATTTGATGCTTCTGATATGTACCACTCACAGGAACTATCACTGCCAATGTATCGAAGAGAGGAAATGGCAGCTAAGAGAAATCATTTG AGTTATCAGGATCAAGgggaaaaggttgaattttCAGGACCCTTGTTATCTCAATCACATAGAGTTGATGAACTCTTAGAGAGACATGAACGCCATATCCGCCAAGCAGTCAGAAGATCATGGTTCCAAAGAG GCAAGAAAAATGGGAAGTAG
- the LOC100852985 gene encoding uncharacterized protein LOC100852985, whose translation MSSSSPHRSRDKEERPRFFDPKAKSLCWAKADAVPGRHPDRWRKDAAGNIVCKRFCNCQGCLCFEYDHIIPFSKGGESVPENCQILQTRVNRFKSDKDNVDKTQLQGYSCDVKFTDKELDIIEMAVYGDVIRPGNQCRCRTVAEMLGQYKPKDRMAACKLPFNDESL comes from the exons atgagttCGTCGTCGCCACATCGTTCTCGTGACAAAGAGGAAAGACCGAGGTTCTTCGACCCCAAAGCCAAGAGTCTGTGCTGGGCTAAAGCCGATGCAGTGCCAGGTCGTCACCCTGATCGATGGCGCAAAGATGCCGCCGGCAACATCGTCTGCAAGCGCTTCTGCAACTGCCAAGGCTGTCTCTGCTTTGAGTACGATCACATCATTCCTTTCTCCAAAG GTGGTGAGTCCGTACCGGAGAATTGTCAGATCCTTCAAACAAGAGTAAACAGGTTTAAATCAGACAAAGACAATGTGGACAAAACTCAGTTGCAAGGTTACTCTTGCGATGTCAAGTTCACTG ATAAGGAGCTCGACATAATTGAAATGGCTGTTTATGGGGATGTGATTCGCCCAGGAAACCAGTGCCGTTGTAGAACTGTTGCTGAGATGCTTGGGCAATACAAGCCCAAAGATCGCATGGCAGCTTGCAAGTTGCCATTTAATGACGAGTCTCTATAA
- the LOC100852874 gene encoding eukaryotic translation initiation factor 5A-2 — protein sequence MSDEEHHFESKGDAGASKTYPQQAGTIRKNGYIVIKSRPCKVVEVSTSKTGKHGHAKCHFVGIDIFNGKKLEDIVPSSHNCDVPHVNRTDYQLIDISEDGFVSLLTENGNTKDDLRLPTDDNLLTQIKDGFAEGKDLVVSVMSAMGEEQICALKDIGPK from the exons ATGTCTGACGAGGAGCATCACTTTGAGTCCAAGGGCGACGCCGGAGCCTCCAAGACCTATCCTCAGCAAGCTGGCACGATCCGCAAGAACGGGTACATTGTCATTAAGTCTCGCCCTTGCAAG GTTGTGGAAGTTTCCACCTCTAAGACTGGTAAGCATGGTCATGCTAAGTGCCACTTTGTTGGGATTGACATCTTCAATGGGAAAAAGCTTGAAGATATTGTTCCATCTTCGCACAACTGTGAT GTTCCTCATGTCAATCGTACTGATTACCAGCTGATTGATATTTCTGAGGATGGATTT GTTAGTTTGCTGACTGAAAATGGTAACACAAAGGATGATCTGAGGCTTCCAACTGATGACAATCTGCTGACCCAG ATCAAGGATGGTTTTGCTGAGGGGAAAGACTTGGTTGTGAGTGTGATGTCTGCAATGGGAGAGGAGCAGATCTGTGCTCTCAAGGACATTGGCCCCAAGtag
- the LOC100852956 gene encoding uncharacterized protein At5g01610 translates to MEKALTKVGSFWISKKAKEEISNITEDLSTFSNTVEEKARWVFNKLKGKPAKALPDLLREHNLPPGLFPRNITCYEFDESRSKLIVYLPSACEVSFKDSSIIRYATRVKGTLARGKLTGIEGMKTKVLVWVKVTVVSVETYKSDKVWFTAGVKKSRPKDAYEMTRDAVKIEEF, encoded by the exons ATGGAGAAAGCTCTGACGAAGGTGGGGAGCTTTTGGATTTCCAAGAAAGCcaaggaggagatctccaacatTACTGAAGACCTGTCT ACTTTCTCAAACACTGTTGAAGAGAAGGCAAGATGGGTATTCAACAAGCTAAAAG GTAAGCCAGCAAAAGCCTTGCCGGATCTCCTCCGAGAGCACAACCTTCCGCCAGGCCTCTTCCCCAGGAACATAACATGTTACGAATTTGATGAGTCAAGGTCCAAGCTGATCGTGTATTTGCCCTCTGCCTGCGAGGTCAGCTTCAAGGACTCGTCCATCATAAGATATGCCACTCGCGTCAAAGGAACATTGGCAAGGGGAAAGCTCACTGGAATAGAAGGAATGAAGACGAAGGTCCTAGTCTGGGTTAAAGTCACTGTTGTGAGTGTGGAGACCTACAAGTCTGATAAAGTGTGGTTCACAGCCGGTGTGAAGAAATCAAGACCCAAAGATGCTTATGAAATGACCCGCGATGCTGTTAAAATAGAAGAGTTTTGA